The DNA region CAATTCACCGTAAGCAAGTCCAGCGGCGAATTCAGGATTTATAGTTAGTGGGGTTCTATTCTTTATATATGTGCCAATATTTTCTTCACACACACATAGTTCATACTACATGCAGTGGGTTTTGTTGAACTCGTTGCGTCTGGTCTACATCcaccaattaaaaaaaaaagtcaacccGCTAtactaagcttccgctatgcgTGGGGTCCGGAAAAAGGCTGGACCACAAGtatctattgtacgcagccttaccggCATTTCTACGAGAAACTATTTTCACGGCTTGAACTTGTGATCTcatggtcacatggcagcaactttatcaGTTACGCTTAGGCTCCCCTTCTCTAGATCCACCACTAAACGGGTCATTAAACTTCAAAGGTTGATTTATATTGGATAGTGGTATCTCAAACCTGTTAAGTAATACTCTTCAAACTTCTGCTGGGCATGTGCTAAAATTTACTCTGATTCTGGGAAGTTGCAGGAGATTTCAGCCAATGTTCTTAAAAATAATCTTGAAATTTATATTGACACAGGTTTCGGAGTTGTGTTTCTTCCTGGCTACTTTGATGTTTGCTTCACAGCTTTTGAGAATTCTCCAGACTTTACCAGCTGATGCAAACCATGAAGTCTGGTGTGTACTCGaactcctctttcttcttttttgcttttgtgCTGCAGCTGCTTAAGCACTGcagtttttttttgtaatttttagtgtgttttgataaatgaaggggagccttggcgtaaccgGTAAaattgttgccatgtgaccaggaggtcacgggttcgagccgtggaaacagcctcttgtagAAATGTAGGgcaagactgcgtacaatagactcttatggtccggcccttccccgaccccgcgcatagcgggagcttagtgcaccgggctaccCTTCCTGTTTTGACAAATAAGTATGAAGTAATTGAAATGTCAATGTTTTCTTATAGTACTCCTTTATTTCTAagatatatttactttgggagttTTTTTGATAGTTTTTAATGTATTATTCCTACAAATCTTGATCCCTGCATTGAGAAGTTAAATTCGACTGCAGATAACCATCCTCTGTTTTGTGATTCAAACCTAGTCTCTGTGCATGATTCTAAAACATTTGAATGCAACAACAGCGTCCTTGACACAGCTGAAGAGAAGCCTAACATGAAAGGAAGTCAGAACGGGATATTAAGTCATTCGAACGGTTTCGAGGAGGAAGATTCTTTAGGTTTTCCAACAAAAGACTTTAAGAATACAAATGTCCATGACAATAGCGAAGACCCTTTGGCATGCGACAGAGAAGATGGGAATGAATTCTGGAAAGTTCCTGAACTTGATGACTCTATATTTTTTGATACCAACAATGAAATTAAGGTTTCAAGTGTGAGGGACGATCAAAATGGAGACATGTCGAAAGTAATCACTGACAAGAGAGGTGGAAATCCTTTTGCCTGTGACTTTCCCTTAAGTAACACAAATGAAATTGATGCTGCAAGTATGACGAATGATCAAAATGGAGGCTTGTCGAATATCATTCATGGCAAGAGGGGTGGAAATCCATTTGAATGTGATACAAAAGATCGAGATCAGCCATGGAATATTCCAGAATATGAGTGCTCCATGATTGTTGATTTCCTTGATCACAAAGAAAATAAAACCATAGACTCTGATTCGCCTTTTACCTCTCACTCAGAGTTGTTTGAGAACAACACAAATTTATATAGCGATAAAGGTGTCACTGATCATGATCTGCCTGAATTGACAGTTTGCTACAGAGAGAGTAACTTTAACATTGTTAAAGATATATGCATGGATGAAGGTGTACCTGCAGTGGATAAAGTTCTAATTGAAAGCTGGAAAGATGATCAACCTAGCACGTCCGTTTCTGTTGGTGCTGATGAAGACCAGCAGAGTAACACAAGGGAAAGTGTCGATGAGGGGTCACTCACTTCATCTGTATCGAAAGATTCATCTGTCGAAGACGCCAAGAATGTCGTTGCGAGTCATGATATAGAACAAGAGCAGGCTACTGGAGTACTCGTTCCAAATGGTTTCAATCCCTCCGCAGAAGATAAAGCCAACAAAAATGCTGATAAGGATTCTTATCtggaggatttgatgatgattttTGGTTCAAAATGTACTGCAAATGGAAAAGTTACTAATGCAACAGAAAAGACATCATCTGCTAATAATGTGGTTCGTACGGAGGAATCCAACCTTAATTCCCAAAAAGCTAAATCTGATGGTGATCAATCTGCACTGCAACCTGATCAGGTTTGTTCCTATTAGCTTTACAGGTGTGTTCTTTGGCCACATTCTTTTGGTTGGTAATGTTTAAAGATTTAGTTTATTGAACTGCAGATGCCTTTGGAGCAAGCAACTTTGAAAAGCCAGACTGCAGTCTCTGCGTCTGATGAGATGGACAACAACGGTCCAACTTCCAACTTATTCCACAATAGCAAGAAGGAAACTGGAGCTAGTATTTTCGACTTCAACTCGACCAAGCCAGACTCCACAATAAGCAAGGAAAAAGATGTCGAAAACTTGCCTGAAGATTCTCTCATGTCAAAGGTCATCGTCGTTCACAAGGATGGGAATTCTGATGATCTTTCAGCTGCTAGTCAAGCTCATAACAGTGTGGACAATACTGCAGACAATGTTCaacaaaaatcccaaaatgtggCTAATCTTGAAGATAAACTCTCGGGTAATTTCCCACCAGGTGACCAAGGTCATTTTGCGGATGGAGAGGCAAGTTTTTCTGTAGTTCCTGCATCAGGTTCTATTACTTACTCAGGGCCTATATCGTATTCTGGGAGCATCTCTCTTCGATCAGATGCCAGCACAACCAGTGCCAGATCCTTTGCCTTCCCAGTGTAATGCTTTGCTACTTCTCATGCTTTAAGTTTCCTTTTCATTTCCAGTTAATCCTGATTAGTAACTTGTGATTAacattttccctttctttttgcAGTTTACAAAATGAATGGAATAGCAGTCCAATAAGAATGGCAAAGGCAGAAAGGAGGCGTTTACGGAAACAAAAGGGTTGGAAGCAGGGCCTTCTGTGTTGTAGAttctaaaattcttttttttaatttattctatttataaGGTTCTTAgttcaaaaatatacataacCTTAAATGTCGAACATTTTGAGTATTGTAAGTATACATGTTGATATTCTCTTAGGGGGTGGCATGCTATTCTTGGTAGGTTTTACATGGCTTTAGAGTTTGTTTTATTAAACATGGAGGCTGCAGATGTAAAATCTTTTCTTGCATCTTTGTTTTCCTTATACAATCTATCCTATACTCATCTACTGTTCACATTATGAGAGTTCCTAGTATGTTAATTGTTGCAGATATACGTAGCTATTGTCGGTTATTGCTGTATTTGTTGTTAGTGGACTTACTCGCCGCGAATGTGAATTAGTTGTGCCAAACGGGATACGGATTgttaaactgaaagaaaagaggTCTCTGCTTTTCTTTGGTTACTGCCAGAGATTCTTGTTGTTTGCAATTTTGGACATGTAATTCTTTACAAATATGGGCTTCTGATTTAGATCAAAGCTCACCTGTTGTAGTAAATGCCTGATTGAGCAAGGTCCTTGGCTAAATAAGTTTTGTCCTTTGACACTTTTGGTCAAGGCCCATTGTCTTGAGCACTAAAAaccggggcatttgcatctatacccagttTTGGGGTCATAATTGAATTTATATCCACTTTGCACAAGACTTTGCAAGCCTACCCACTTTAGGATCAGTTCCAGACTTATCGTGTCTGGAGTTTAAAAACAATTAGTCTGAAGTGCAATGCATTTAAGGCCAATTAAGTCTAAAGTGCAAAAATTACACTTAAgatacacttaaggccaaataagtctgaagtgcaacaaatgttttcatgcacttaaggtcaaataggtctgaagtgaaaaaattgcacttcagatgcacttaaggccaaataggtatgaagtgaaaaaattgcatTTCAGGTGCACTTATGGCCAAATAGGCCTGAAGTGAAAAAATtatacttcagatgcacttaaagccaaataggtctgaagtacAACCAATGTTTTCATGCACTTAAAGTCACGtaggtctgaagtgcaaattgcccagaaacagaaatttgttcttcgaatttcaACAATCCAATAAACGATTTaacacctaaatctactccaaatgagctcaaatttgaaacataacctacaaatatcataaagaacaaacctcaatcatcaatttgtcaaaacaacaataaatctaacaAACTCATTTTATAGTTAAGAAGAAGAAACCCCAAGCAGTAGTAAAAAAATAAAGCTCCACGACAGCTCACCACCATAAAACACCATAAACTAACTTAAAATATGCTCACAAATACTATATGAATTCACTGTCACCTTTATTTCCATAGCAAAGACCGGATGAGGTGATTTCTAGAGTTGTGTTGTTACCCGCTTttgggagactacgaggtagctactATGTTGTCCGCAgtccttgaagttctctttcTATTATTTCCTTTGTTATTGTTCTATTGTCCGGACAGTTGTATTAAAGATTTGGCTTTTGTATTATGATATTCAGTAGTGCTCATATACTCGTTGACATCATatcattgggatggttgtagCAGTATTGTTGAGTTTTCAATAGTTATTTCACGATATTTTCattgttgagtttattaaaccatgtttattcaAATTCATTGTTATTGTATGACTGTTGGATTGCCTAGCACGTAGTGTTAGGCGTCGTTGCGGTTCTAGTGAgagttgggttgtgacaagttggaagaagaagaaggaggaggaggaggaggaggagaaagccTGAAGTTATCTAAACTTTGCGTACTAGTTAaaaaataattctaaataattaaaatgggtacaagttaaaTGGGGACGACCAAATAGGACACCTCATGCAATTTTCTCTATAAATATCCATTTTTATGTCACAGAGGAACAATTTAGTGATTTGAAAGTTGACAATGCCTTCAATTTAGAGTTAATTCCCTACATAGTCACCCAACTTGAGTATCCTACCAAAGTCACTTTGTTTGATTTGGGACAATAAGACCACTCAACTATGACTTTTTGACtcaaaaaataagaaataccTATTtggcatgccatgtcattaaatttttttttttaaataatacaaTTTATTTTCCACAAacaattatttttctttccttgcaAACATTGGTctagttttttgttttttggtaatTAACTTTTCTTTATTTACCAAGTAAATATGTACAAGCAGATGAAAACTAAACTAGGTCAGATTTGGATAGACGACCCCAAACCTGTATCTTCATATCATTCTAATACTTCTATCACTATTGCTACGCTATACGACCTATAAATTTAAGGGTAAAAATTTAACTCAGTCATCTTCCTTCGTAGCCTAACACATGAGGCACCTCGACAATACACCTCCTGAATAATGTGCCTTACTATACTcattattgttttgctttttccTTGAAACATTCTCATATTCCTTTCTATCCATATAGCATAGATAATTGCTTCCAGCGCCATTCTGTAAATATGAGCCTCAACAGTTTTTCCTTCCCCCTGTTTTATATCCCATTCCTTCTCAACTTGTCATGCCATAGGCTGCCTAGCCAAACATTGCCAATGCAGAATCTTCTTCAATATAGCAGGTGAGACTGTACACTCAAAAAAACATTGGTGTAGTTAATATGATATTTTTGTAATGTATTTTACACTATTCTAAAAAGCATTACTGATTAGATAGAATCTTATAACTTTCGAAACTTAAATTGGATATTCAGATTAAAAATATTGATGATATATTTTTGctttataatataataataagaaATTTTTAAATTTACTGCTTTATATGAAGATTTTAAATATCTTTACTTATAAGTTTACgataataatatatttataattttatagaCCGTTaaaattattcaataaaaataatttttataataatatccTTCACCAGTATTTTTTTAtgtgttttaaaaaatatttatgccCAAATACCTATGCGGCCCCTTAAACTTGGCTCCAGTTTTCATTTTAACACTTTAACTAAGACGAGTACCTATTGAATACTTAAACCTTATCTTACTTATACCTATTAAACACATTTTTATAACCCTCAACAGACTTCAAAGCGCGAAGCTACTTGCCATTGACCTAACAAATGACACCAATAAGAAAAAGACAAGTGAGCAGAGAAAAAGAAGAGTAAAAATTctagaaaggaaaaaagagaaagagaaatggGTTTCATTCCATCTGCTTAAACGCTGTGTATTGGGGAGAGTCTTCTATGGAATCTAATTTCTTTCAAGCTCTGCAGCAGATTGACGATGTATGAGATTGGTCCATtgactaaaaaataaatatctgaagacaaaaaataatttgaagttcAGGAAAAATTTGCAGAGCTTCATGGTCGAAAATTTCTCCATCGTCGTCTTCTTCGTCAATCTCATATTTCACCAATTTTCTTTGATCCAATTTCTGATCAATTTTAGTTATCTCATCAATTcaaccttctgagtcaacttgttCTTCGTCTCTAAATTTTTAAATCTTCGTTTCATGTAAGGAGGGAAGGGAAAGGATCGAGGTTGGTGGTGGAAGTGGTGGGTAGGGAGGAGGAAGAAGGGGAAGGGTAGAGGGTGGAGGGTGGTGTGCGGAGAAAGAAGAACGAAGGAAAATGGTGGCACCAATGGCGGAGGAGCGGCAGTAATGGAGTTAATAAGGTGGTGTTATGGTTTCTTTAGAAAAAGgagattttatttaaataaaaaagaaggaaaaatataatTTCATATCCATTCACGCGCTTAAGAGTGGTGAAATACACATTTTTTTGCCATGTCAGCTATTGTATTTAATAGGCACAAGTAAGACAGGGTTTGAGTGTTCAATAGGTAGTGGCTTTAGTTAAAGTGTCAAAATGAAAACTGGAGCCAAGTTTAAAGGGCCGCATGGGTATTTGACCAATATTTATCTTCTAGTTAAAAAACGTTTGATCTTAATTTTTCAGTTCAAATTTAAGTAATTATAATTgcatatttgaaaataatatatatttgataAGACTATCTAAATTTCAAAATAATACATCATTTTAATGGGACTATCTAGTGAATCTTATTCTTAATATCTGTtgttaaatatttagttttaaattcaaatttcaaactttgtCTTTCAATTATCAATATGATTGATTTTTACAATTCTTATTAACTTTATCCTAATTATTATTAGTTTTGTTCTAATTTTTCCATAAGTCCTTTTCTTAAAGCGCCACTTGGTTtaacaatatatacatatatatagagaCATTTTAAATAATAAGTTCTCATAATAAACAAAGAaaatctctctctctatatatatagagagagatattttctttatttaatatAAGAACTTATTATTTAAAATTAGACCCATTTTCTTATCGGGTGGGTTAAATGGGTATAAGAGACATGAATTAAATgagttttattattaattttttttttaatatgactgtaacgacctgaccagtcgttttgagctctagcgcgtcattcagcggtttgagatcctgaacaacttcacttcaggtgtcatgacttgtacgcgtggtcggaatttaatttcgggaagttcagagttgatttgaaaagaaaattctaatttcggaagccttaaattggaggaattgactaaagtgtgatttttgagtagacgacctcggaatcgggatttgaaggtttcaacaggttcgtatgatgattttggacttgagcgtatgtccggatcgggctTTAGATGACCCGGAAAcgtttcgacgcctattgtggaaagttggcattttggaaggatttcataaatttgggttgaagagcatttcaatgttatcgatgtccgattGAGATTTCGAggctgggaatagctccgtatggtgattctagactTAGGAGCACGTTCGGAAGTGGATTTgaaggtctgtaggtcattttggggtcatttgggtaaaagttggaaatttggataatttaagaagtttgatcgggagtggacttttggatatcggggtcggattccgattccggaagttggagtaggtctataatgtcgaatgtgacttgtgtgcaaaatgtgaggttaatcggacgtgatttgataggtttcggcatcgattgcagaagtttggaatttcaagttcattaaatttgaatTGGAAGAGGATTCGTgattttcgatgttgtttggcatgatttaaaggctcgactaagtccgcattgtattttaggacttgttggtataattggttgaggtcccgagggccttgggtggatttcggatggttaacggactgagtttggacttggaagaagtgCCGAGGCAGCTGATACccggtgcaatcgcacctgcgtgaatagggccgcaggtgcgagcccgcaagtGCGGCGATTGGGTCGCAGAAGTGACATTTGGACGAAGCTGGGATGGCTGCAGATGCGAGGaaagctccgcagaagcggaatgcgAGCTAGTAGCTGGAGTCGCAGAAACAGATGGTCTCCGTATGTGCGAGACCGCAGGGGCGCATTTGGCATCACAGGTGTGGAGCTGTGTTGGGCAGAGGGAATGCGTaggtgcgaggttttggccgcacctgcgagaccgcagatgcggtgaagcGGCCACAGGTGTGAGAGTCGCTGGCAGAAGGGTTCTTTAagaacgggatttggcccattttcttccatttttcttttggttggggcgattttggagagtttcaaAGGGAGGTTTCCATCAagtaacacaaggtaagtgatttttatttattacaagctaaatacatggtttttatatggatttaaacatggaaattagtaaaaatttggggttttgaagaaaaacctagaaattggtattctttgattttgatcacgaatttgggcatgaaattgagaataaattatatatttgagttcgtagtgctatAAGTAGTGTTTGTCTTCAAaaagtttcggaatccgggcacgtggccccgagggttgctttatcggcttttcgagcggagttgggcaTTTGTCTAATTTgattggagcgacgggcatcagtttgaggtgttagagggctttggagctggttatggaatttcggagcgaggtaagtctcttgtctaactctgtgaggggaaaattacccctaggtgttatatattgatgtgtgctacttgttgtgcgGGCTACGTATGCGCGAGGTGATGAGAGCtcgtacgtagctacattcatgttattgccctggtaggcttaggttcacatcatgctatagctgtattatttgagcagtctctcgcctattaaatttctctgttttacattactacttgagactagacttgttattgtagagacttcacgagttcatgattagtcaccgaataattcTACTCCTCTTACGGCATGTTTTCGTGATTtatatacttcattgaaaggtttttgttaaagaaattataactcacacgtttattcgtgagtgaggtcaaggacccgtcaaagctttttactctatgggatcgggccattcacctcggcaggaatttgtatttcactcttatgggatcgggtcgttcgcctcggcaggaatttttatttcactcttatgggatcgggtcgttcacctcggcagaaTTTATGTACCATACTTTCATgagagcgggtcgttcgcctcggcagtttaatagatgtatctatggttcgggccgttcgaccctcggcagtgcacattttaaattcttatgttggattgggtcgtacgcctcggcatttcctatatcatatcctcatggattcgtgcataatatttggcaaaaagccagtatatctgtgagttttcccgATTTGAGTTATGACGGTCTAcctgatgagatccactatatatgtatatatatgctccggttaaggagggaatttctattgaagagcttgagttcctcgaAAAGAGGGAGATTTGTACCACGTGATTTATTACttgtttatcttatttatttactCCGCCTTATATTTACTTATCTCTTTATTGTacctgatgttattggaccactagtgagtttttatgtcgacccctcgtcactactcctccggagttaggctagatacttattgggtacacgttgattacgtactcatgctacacttgctacacatttttgtgcagatacgtatgtgactagtggccttgtgagagtaGAGGTGTGTATGCATgcggggacttacgtgagctgcattccacattACGACCCGCAgttggcagagtctccttcagagtatttatatttctcctgccCAAATTTGTATTCTgtacagatgctgtattttattttacatttctagttgatgctcatgcacttgtgacaccggattttggggtaaTTATGAGTTTGGTTGTATTgcaattgttaaaaatattatcatttactctgtaaattccatcttctactatttaatgaaaggaaaaatatgatttcaaaatattaaaacgaaaaccaaattgagtatttattgttggctctcctgacagcggtgtctggcgccatcatgacctttaatggattttgggtcgtgacaatatggtattagagcgctaggttcacttaggtctcatgagtcatgagagagtctagtagagtcttgcgtattGGTAcgaagacgtatgtacttatcttcgagaggctacaaggatgttaggagcacttcccttcttgattcctcatcgtgcgaattgattcttttgaggcttgcacctttatttctttcctattcaatcttatgcgacatgaAACACTTGTTATAGATTGGGAATCGGGGAATTGTTATGGTACGATAGAGGTGGTGCAGGATGTCTCTGCCTACGTGTTTGattgggctattatcgtcgccttacaGAAGGTCGTCTTGTCGTTTCAGCGTAGCATCAGTttttcctatggttttgagatttggcattgattgttatgatgattcgtgcattgttatcgcaccgtatttgtgtaatggtaggatgcatGTCTATGCgacgaggcagtgaatgactttaaaggaggttttactcagtacatgattcagaggctCAGTGTTTTATTTCTAGCGGAGggaaggcaatcggactatgaatgtttgggttgatggagtaacgagacttggtattttgagCGCGGttgaattttcatctgtgatgtggtgtcgtcgtcatTGATTTAATGTGTTAAGctcgtcggtgttatggtcttctctAAATTGCCTTCGGagtagggtgttgtgaaatggcgCCTGAGAGGCGGTTGTCAGAGATATCAAAGTGTAGctatttcagaatcgaattggtacttctagtattgatggctctagaaagatgatcttctaagaggtttagagttggtggcGACTCATGTGTTCGGATGTTACAGAGATGGATTCGGGTTTGGAGAAACAATTGGGCATCGAAGGACGAGgaaaggacatgtgggaggtatCTTGCGGTTGTTGAATTGTTAGGCGGTCAAGTGTGAAAAGTAGAAGTCGAAGAGTTGCTTAAAgaagagggtttgaccaaagtgggagagtggcagagtagcatatgggttctgtggtaggatagccacacgcctTGAGAGAAGCTTAGGGCaatttgggaatcgtgatggGCAGTGACTAGGACCatggattttatttggatgcaacatgacttcgagtttggaatgcattgttggacttttagctgatgtcaatggggaagaagGAACCTTGGCGGGTCCtagggttatgtaattgtagcttcaagctaagtgggagagcctcaccgtctatgattggattgcgtaattgtcaacttgtgcggtttctggttatcggtgtattgatgggttattacgactaaggaaagaaaacatcagtggtaacttgggcaaaggatttgaggaatgtgtgctatctttggccttatcggttcatgttcaggtCTTGGgtagactcagagtttatgcttcgtgtggatgtgatgtataaggaaaggaattcagctggttgcttcttcgagagggtgttcatgtgctagcagggccttggagtttgattatattcgtggacaagtcagagtgggtgactctcaacaatggtcctagtaggTTCAAAATTCAAGgcgcggtgcctaaggatttcgagttcgGAGTATTGTTAAGTAGCGAGTTTtggcagtggattatgaaaaaggggggacttggaatgttctatgttgtCTACAGTCTGCAGTGCAGCATCGGAGGAACGGGAGAAACTAACTTCGGATTCATGGAAGAATTATCTGAataggtgtaccagttgaagatgtgaatatgcgcaaggagggtatgagatggttcatgggttttggagacaacgtggtctcgtgaaataaggtcccTCAGGGTGAGTGAggatttgggttcatgatattttgaatggagctactattattattcctaaggcaagtccagagtaaatttGAAGAAGTCAGATCGGtaagcaatggttgaattggcatgatggtggcaatgatcagttccttcagcgtgttaagcATACATGTGATTTGTGGACGTACGTGCGGGGCTTGACGGCCGTCGTAATTGATTTCATTCggaggcattcgagtattatggcctgttatgtgtagatggatcccggaagagttatggtagtTTAGACTAttacttgaggtttgtattttctgcagttatgtgaattcagtcacgtgttgcaatggttctctgaAATGAGTTAATTAAAAGGTTTCTAAATGATAAAGTGTTTATCCTATTAGTGGGTCAGGGGTTATTATGGGATTCTGGTACTTTCatgtattggcatgttaggtgcagtgagcggcaggggaaattggaagctgaggatcaaggtcgcggttcggtgttgacaagaatgtcatgagctcggataaGTAGGGAAAAATTCAGATGTTTGGAGTAAGCTGGTGTTGTCCtaagcgtcacctgagatcgatgTCTTGTGTAAGAGGC from Nicotiana tabacum cultivar K326 chromosome 24, ASM71507v2, whole genome shotgun sequence includes:
- the LOC107812767 gene encoding uncharacterized protein LOC107812767 isoform X1 produces the protein MQTMKSDNHPLFCDSNLVSVHDSKTFECNNSVLDTAEEKPNMKGSQNGILSHSNGFEEEDSLGFPTKDFKNTNVHDNSEDPLACDREDGNEFWKVPELDDSIFFDTNNEIKVSSVRDDQNGDMSKVITDKRGGNPFACDFPLSNTNEIDAASMTNDQNGGLSNIIHGKRGGNPFECDTKDRDQPWNIPEYECSMIVDFLDHKENKTIDSDSPFTSHSELFENNTNLYSDKGVTDHDLPELTVCYRESNFNIVKDICMDEGVPAVDKVLIESWKDDQPSTSVSVGADEDQQSNTRESVDEGSLTSSVSKDSSVEDAKNVVASHDIEQEQATGVLVPNGFNPSAEDKANKNADKDSYLEDLMMIFGSKCTANGKVTNATEKTSSANNVVRTEESNLNSQKAKSDGDQSALQPDQMPLEQATLKSQTAVSASDEMDNNGPTSNLFHNSKKETGASIFDFNSTKPDSTISKEKDVENLPEDSLMSKVIVVHKDGNSDDLSAASQAHNSVDNTADNVQQKSQNVANLEDKLSGNFPPGDQGHFADGEASFSVVPASGSITYSGPISYSGSISLRSDASTTSARSFAFPVLQNEWNSSPIRMAKAERRRLRKQKGWKQGLLCCRF
- the LOC107812767 gene encoding uncharacterized protein LOC107812767 isoform X2, which codes for MFASQLLRILQTLPADANHEVCVLDTAEEKPNMKGSQNGILSHSNGFEEEDSLGFPTKDFKNTNVHDNSEDPLACDREDGNEFWKVPELDDSIFFDTNNEIKVSSVRDDQNGDMSKVITDKRGGNPFACDFPLSNTNEIDAASMTNDQNGGLSNIIHGKRGGNPFECDTKDRDQPWNIPEYECSMIVDFLDHKENKTIDSDSPFTSHSELFENNTNLYSDKGVTDHDLPELTVCYRESNFNIVKDICMDEGVPAVDKVLIESWKDDQPSTSVSVGADEDQQSNTRESVDEGSLTSSVSKDSSVEDAKNVVASHDIEQEQATGVLVPNGFNPSAEDKANKNADKDSYLEDLMMIFGSKCTANGKVTNATEKTSSANNVVRTEESNLNSQKAKSDGDQSALQPDQMPLEQATLKSQTAVSASDEMDNNGPTSNLFHNSKKETGASIFDFNSTKPDSTISKEKDVENLPEDSLMSKVIVVHKDGNSDDLSAASQAHNSVDNTADNVQQKSQNVANLEDKLSGNFPPGDQGHFADGEASFSVVPASGSITYSGPISYSGSISLRSDASTTSARSFAFPVLQNEWNSSPIRMAKAERRRLRKQKGWKQGLLCCRF